A part of Mercenaria mercenaria strain notata unplaced genomic scaffold, MADL_Memer_1 contig_1000, whole genome shotgun sequence genomic DNA contains:
- the LOC128551347 gene encoding heavy metal-binding protein HIP-like codes for MVRIEFQMERMKTEMEQSVKAVENMKTGTDDTLKAFDSKLETYDENVLRMKAFETKLAKTVSEKHQEHDKDIDEKLAALENKTVETLDKKIQELQAIKDDVFTTTVAFKARLDSNIAVATGQTVVFPTVLFNEGDSYNRGTGKFTTPVSGTYMFTMAFCLKNIQTLVAGIMVDHKKYTVTLFYGDGNNECLTGDTVAMLTAGQVVRVEVLAGSSTGRIINQDDSYRWNTFSGVLIHR; via the exons ATGGTTCGCATAGAATTTCAAATGGagagaatgaaaactgaaatgGAACAGTCTGTCAAGGCTGTTGAAAACATGAAGACCGGGACTGATGACACACTGAAGGCATTTGATTCAAAACTCGAAACCTACGACGAAAACGTCCTGAGAATGAAAGCTTTTGAAACGAAATTAGCAAAGACAGTAAGTGAAAAGCATCAGGAGCATGACAAGGACATTGATGAAAAACTTGCAGCCCTTGAAAACAAAACTGTTGAGACTCTTGATAAAAAGATCCAAGAACTACAAGCTATCAAAG ATGACGTTTTTACAACAACAGTCGCTTTCAAGGCAAGATTGGATTCAAACATTGCTGTTGCTACAGGACAGACGGTAGTGTTTCCTACTGTGCTCTTCAACGAAGGAGATTCTTACAACCGTGGGACTGGCAAATTTACGACACCTGTAAGTGGAACATATATGTTCACTATGGCGTTTTGTCTTAAGAACATCCAGACTTTGGTCGCTGGTATTATGGTTGATCATAAAAAGTATACGGTAACATTGTTTTATGGGGACGGAAACAACGAGTGTTTAACTGGTGACACGGTGGCAATGCTGACAGCCGGACAGGTTGTTAGGGTTGAGGTATTAGCTGGTAGTAGCACTGGTAGAATCATTAACCAGGATGATTCATACAGATGGAACACATTTTCAGGAGTATTAATTCACAGATAG